tttaatttccttctgaAATTGAATATTTGAATAAGATGAAATCCACTTTTGTTAAGTTATAGTGATACTTAGGATAATATCACTACGccaaaataacatgataatattCTAATGTATTCTTCAACATACGATCTATAATGCTTCCACAGTGTTTTTAAAGTTGTTTCTAATTCCTTTCAGATCTTGCTAAGttcatggagaggaaggaagagacagaaaggctTATTTTGAAGCGCAAACAGGAGACTTTTTTGTTAAATGGGACAACAGATAGTGGAGACACGTTACATCCTGATAGAGTTCTTGGCCAAGCAACTGCTCGGTAAAGTTTTGACTTTTACATTTAATTTTTGTGatttcatttatatgatatattcattttatattctttagaatgcaaaaatatatatgtatatgtaaagatgtAAAGTTCCTTCATTTCAGAGGCCTGTTAAAGACATCTTCAACATATGATGGGAAAAGTAAGACAAAATATAAACCATACAGTCGAAAAGTAGTTCTTGAGTTTGACAGACAAGgtaaatttttcttctttcttttataattaaATGTAACATTTGTTATGAGACATATTTTACctatggtatatataaatataaaatcactTTTATTTCTAGTTAATAACAAGAATATACCATTTAATAAAACTTAATCACGCTTCCCTTTTAGAAAAAAACAGTACAGAAAAGATGGATAATCCAAGAGAACCGGCAAATCCCAAAACACAAGTCAACAAATACATTCGTCAGtcacaaagaaaaagagatttcACTGATGTTGTGGAAGCCAAGAGAAAGTTAACAGTTACTCCCTGTAATAGTGATTCCACTTACGCACCTAAACTAGAGACTCCAAAAAATATTCAAAGTGACAAACCTGAGACTTCTTCAAAAGTGCTCGAGCCAAAGGAAATCGACCAGAGAACCAAATATTACCAGAATTTGAGAGCGTCAGGGTGGAAGAAGGATTTATTGGGGAATTGGGTCAGAGATGATGATGCAGAGTTTGACAGTGATGAAGAACCTCCGGAGGAATATGAAGTTAAAGTGAAGTGAAGCAAGGATAATATGCATTCATTCATAACaggtttttcattttcatatgacCAGTccatcatattttatattttatatagatatgtgaaaatataagaaatctaccaagatttttttgtgtttatttaaccAACAATTTAAGATGCTTAAACACTTTTAGATAACAAATTTGGGAGAAATTAAGTGAATAGACTAGTGAATAAGTGAACAATCATTtggtctgtttatgtatatgtttcctACTCGTCTCTAATCACAAAAAAGTAATTAGTTTCCATTGCATATTCTGACATTCCTTAATATCACATACTGTATTACCTTTATCCTGGCTTTATCATTTTTTAGTTTGGAAGCAGAAATGCACTAAAAGATACAACATTTATAACCCTTATCAATTCATTCATGTTactcttcatttcattataagggttaatggttaaaacaaataaatcaaaggtcatataacactatgGTAAAGCATTAtgacaaaaagggtaaaaatgacttgatgattaggataaaatgtgttacaTGTCAAATATGATTTCATTATAAGAATTGATGTATgatttatgtaattttttttttattggtaaacattactttttactttttctataaaAATCATTGTGATATTCATCATTGATCTTACTGAAGAGCATCATTGTAATTAGCTTAacagttatctttatcataagtATCTTATAATTGTCATAGCCAGTATCAACTTTCCttaattttacaattattattattattatgatctattAAAGTTCAAgcaattatttgtattattttcttacCAGTTATTCTTTGTGGCTCAAAAAAGCACATGCTTTTGCAGCAGAATCTCCTGCATCGTTCCAACAAAGTAGAAACCCATCCAAATAACTCAAGGTTCAGGTAATGTAAACAAAGGCGTAGATGGAAAAATAACTTTATTTTAAACTAAAAGGACACTTTAACTGTAAGCTCAATGTGAAGATACTATGCATATTTTAAAAATCAGAATAACAACTTCACACTTCACAAAATTCTCAAGTAAAGTATTGATCATGTGACCAAGAACAGTGGATAGGATAGTAAGTACTCCTTAATAATAAATGGCAAACTtatatcatgactataatgataaaaagatgggTCCAGTGCTGAAATAAAACAAAGGTAAAACTATCCCCACCaagcttttcttttccttttctccttataaCAGAACACTTGTGTTACAATATAATTGGAAAAATATaagttacatattttttttttccaaattacatatacatatataaggtgaCATACTTTATTCCAGTATTTTTGAATGAATAGCAACTCCATTGTGAAATACTAAAATAAGGTTCTTTTATCTAACATAGCAActgtatatttacttttatatctttCAATGTATTAatcaatgttttctttctttagaaaataaaagtgataaaggaaaatatacaatatttctaCTCTGGCATTTCCATACTGTAAACAAATCTTTAAATGTATGAGGTTTTCAAAATAATATTAAATGACTTTTCTATGATATATTACTATCCTTTATCTCCTACTTACATGGttctgtgtagtatatatatatatgcttaggtACCTATAAATTATACACTCagctttattatcttttctattgaGGTAAgagaatgttttttattattattatacacattttTATCATGCTCACTATCTTATATACAAGAATCTCTGGATAACAGGTATTGATTAATGCTAAAACTTAAATTTTGTTAGTAATCTCTTCTTCATAATAAGTGACTCCGGAAACTTGCAATATTTCAGATGtctcaaatggaaaaaaaaatcctgtatacATCTTTATCACAGATTATTTGTATAAatcataaaaacgagaaaaaatcctCACTGACTATTTTCTGTGAAACTTACTTGCAGAATTGGAATTATCTATCTGAATGAACAGTACTATTTCATTTTAAacctttacttttctttataaATAGTTCACTGTTAACATTGCTGGTATCACACTTCCTGCAATGTTAAAACATGCTCATAATAGTATCTGTACTAGTAAATCACATACCGCATTTGCATGCCTACCCAAAACAGATAGCACTCACTGGGGCATAACACATCCTAATGTTTCCATTAGGGAGATATGAttacataataaatatttttagGATATACTTTTGATTAGAAAagcaatgcaaatatatatagtttCTGTATAAAACTTATCTCAAAATTGGCTTTCCCTTAGAAAAATACATCTTTTTCATAGTTTCAACATAAATGGGCAACTTAACACCCAATATTACATATTTCATAACAGAAGATCAATGCTACATATTGTAAGAGTATCATGCAGATCCAAATTGGTATCTGAATAAAACATTTGTCATGAACTAAGTAAAGTATAGTAATATTTGAGTGGAGAATGCTTTCCAAATTGAAATGTGACAAAAAACATTTCCTACACTGGGTGTACAATGTATGAGTAATAGTAGACTTTGCTTTTAGCAGCATGGACACCCTGGCAAACAATTACAGTACCAGTATCGAAAATGCTCTCACCTGTACATCTTTTCATTgatgtgataaaaataaaaataaccactATGAGATCACTTCCTTCAAAAATATCCCGTTACTAGAATAATCAACATGTCTGGAAGTCAGTGACATGTTTATCATATAACCTGTAAAGAAGTTTTCCACTTACTCATATGGGTGCAGTGGAATGACCAGCTTAGCTCCGAATGGTGAGACGTACTTAATTCCCACAGCATTGAAGGTCTGCTGGGGGATGGGTACATTTATAAGGTAGACTTTGCCCCTTGCTGGATTATAagcaaggggaagggatggacagAGCAAGACTCGAGCTAGAAGGGGCGGCTGGGTGGATGGGATGGCAGCCAAGTCACTGGGTGGGTCTAGAGCAAGAATTGGAGCTCGGGAATTTGAGGCCCACCTTGTTGTTGAAGTGAGCCAGGTATGCCCAGagcctccctctcctgctctcccacTATGGTCCAGTCTGGCATCCACAATCAGATCAACAGTGGCCGGAATGCCACCTGGATCAGAAGCAGTGCGGCCTGAAGTGAGGGCATACAGCTGCAACTCATGGGTGAGCAGCAGAGACGGTGGGGGTGAAGTGGGCAGCTGTGGTGTGACGACGACAGTCCTGACACCATGACTCTCCAACTGCCTGGCTGCATTCACTCCTGCAGCTCCTTGCACATGACAGCCACACAGCAACACTACAACAGGTGGCTGATGGCTATTGCCTGGTCCTAGCCTGGGATAACACAGACTGTTAGTGAATGTGTTTATGAAAACAAATCATAAGTTCCTGGTGCAGCTTACAAAGTAGTGGTCCTCCAAGAAGAAAAGAGTGGCCTGTGGTGcctcaaaaaaatacaaaaagcaaaTTTTTTAAAATCCTAAAATTTCCCATAAGGTCAAATGAACAAGCATTACAGTTTTAAGGAATATTAGTGATATGAATTGTCAAAATATGTCAATAATTCATTGGTGAATAAACTGGATGCAGAAGCCAGAAGCAGACTATTTATGCTCAAATTTAGTTTATTAAAACAATATACAGTTCAACTTCCCATCTTCCAAATTAGTAAGTAACAGAtgactctctttccctttctcttacactacaaattttcataatctttatcattctccttaaAAAATTATTGGAAAAGGTTAACTCCTACATTAATAAGTCAGCCATAATATCAAAAGCAAGCATCCTTTCAACTTATTTCAACTTTCAACTGTATTTAAACCTCTTCAATTTCATTAGTATGTAAGCCcttctataaaaataaaaaaacaaataataaatacattaaaaaatcatCACTTAAGTATGTCAAATCTTACCTGGGACAGTTTTAGGTTTCCAGAAACAATTGCACAAACATCCTAGAAATGCCGCACGTACCTATGATTGCCTCCACTCAAAGAAAGAATGACCTCTGTGGCAGCCCGTCCGATGATCTCCAGTTGACGTGAGTGAGTGAGGCCATGCTGGTTGGCCGTAGATAAGAGTTCAGCCCGTAATTCACTGCTCACAGAAGGTACCAGCAGTCCACAATCTGCATTTGTTATATAAATTTGTGAAGTCAGCCATGTGAAACTGAGAATTACATATATCCAAGGTTATGTCATATGTTCAGATACCTATACAAACATGCAAAAAGCaggcttctttcctttttctctatgaCATATCTGCTTAGAAAAACCATACCATTTGCATAGATAACTTCTGCAGCTCCGGAAGTGGGAACAGTTATCTGCTTCTTTGCTGGGGCTTTCGATGGCAGCACATTCTCATCacatctatatttcttttctgtatatctatctgcctgaCGAACCACATCTGGCTTGAGACTCTGTATTTCTTCTATCACAGCCTGTGTATTAGAGATACATgttaaaatatcttttatatatctatatgcacttacacacacatacaaacacaaacacgcacacacacatgcacatgtacactcacacatgcacatgtacactcacacatgcacatgtacactcacacatgcaaacacacacacacatgcaaacacacacacacatgcaaacacacacacccacacacattcaaacacacacacacacacacacacacatacacacacatacacacacacacacacacacacacacacacacacacacacacacacacacacacacacacacacacacacacacacacacacacacacacacagacagacacacacatacacacacacacacacacacacacacacacacacacacacacacacacacacacacacacacacacacacacacacacacacacacgcacatgcacacatacacgcgcgcacggacacacaaacacacacggacacacaaacacacacggacacacaaacacacacggacacacaaacacacacgcacacgcacacatgcacacacacgcacacatgcacacacacacacacggacacacaaacacacacggacacacaaacacacacgcacacgcatacatgcacacacacacacacacacacgcacacacacacacacacgcacacacacacacgcacacacacacatgcacacacacacatgcacacacacctgtTTGTCAAAGAGCGCTAGGTTCTTCTCAAAATCAAACTCGGTGCTGAGCATGTCGTCATCAATGGGGGTGCCAAACGTGGTCTCATCCCTGTTACGCCTGCGTTCCCTCTTGCCTGGGGTCCTGGAGGAGTCATTGCCATATTTGTCATTCCGCCTTGGAGAGCTGTATTCATGGGACATATAGGAAGGCTGGTATGGGCGTTGCCAATCATTCCCTTGGTCCCTGTGGGTTTTAAAGGGGCTTTTTCAGAATATGATTACAATtaggataatataataataacactgaaaatgaacaaaaagttaacaataacaatggtactaatatcaatatcaataataatagctactatcattgctgtcactggcatcattatcaataccattatcattatcattatgacaaatcAGGAACATGTCAACCATAactcaaaaacagaaacaaaaattttACCTTGATGTTGAAGAGTGTGTGCCATGTGCCAAGGTTTCTCCAACAGATGTGCGAGGCTTCCGTTTTGCTTGTTGCGGTGTCTCACCTCCCCCTAAGTTCAGCCCATTACCTGTCGTCTGCTGCTGTTGCGGCTTTGGAATGATCTGTTCCTGTCCATCATGTACCTTTTGGAATGACTGCTGTGCCTGGCGCTGGGCAGAATACCGCATGCTGGATTTTCCTTCAGCATTAGACACTTGCATCATTGTTTCACTGGGGCGAGCAATAATCTTCAGGTCCTTGATGTCACAAGCACTTAAAGATAAAAAAGGCTATCATGTGTATTATCTATGTTAAAAACAGTGgcaataatagagatgatgatgagttttaaaataatataagaaGCTATAAAAATTATATCATTCATGATTAACAAATAACTGCATTGTCATCAAGTCCCAAATATATGACCGACTACTTAGATGCTATGGTTTATATTCCTCTggttaaaataaacaataacagcaaaacatATCATGTCAACCAACAACAATGACAGAGAAAATAACccaaataacaataccaataactcACCTAATCGTGACTTCATTAAGGGCATCTGGACGCCCATTGTGTATGACGCGGGTGATAGTAAGTGTCTGTTTCTGAGAGTTCACAGAGACGACTCGGCCTTGATAAAACCCAAgaccaccacccacctccactgACACCTCGCAGCCCAAAAAGGCATCAGTCATCCtgattgataaagatataaaagacattagttctattcatctatcctatGATTTAGATATATGTAGCTTTGATATGTTGAGCAGGTGTTTACTTATTGCACAACTAATGGTATTCTAATACGAAAAAATATTTTGTTGTATATCACAATGAGAgaaaataatttttattcatttaatgtcATGGGGGTCAAGCATTGTATCCAGTATAAGTTCTTGTGTTAGTCATTCTAATGGTTCATATCAAAGCAATGGATCCGGATAACATGACCATCATattatgaaaaaatttggctgagtGGCATGTGACAGGATGTCATGAAAAATTTAGTGTAAGGCCAGgctgacatatatataaatatatacatatacatataaatatatatacaatactataatatatatatatatatatatatatatatatcatatatatatatatgtatacgtatatatacatataatacacataaatacacacatatatacatatatatacatatacgtatatatgtatatatacctatatacctatatatatacctatatatatatatacacatatatatatacacatatatatacacatatatatatacacatatatatacacatatatatataaacatatatatatacaaatatatatatacacacatatatatacaaatatatatatacacatatataaacatatatttaatatatacacacatatacacatatatataatatatacacacatatacacatatatataatatatacacacatatacacatatatataatatatacacacacatatacatatatataatatatacacacatatatacatatatataatatatacacacacatatacatatatataatacacacacacacacacacacacacacacacacacacacacacacacacacacacacacacacacacacacacacacacacacacacatatatatatatgtatatatgtatatatatacatatatatacatatatatatatatgcatatacatatatatacatatatatacatatatatacacatatatacatatatatacatatatatacatatataaaatatatataaatatataaaatatatataaaattgacaatatatatatatatatatatatatatatatatatatatatatatatataaagtatacataatatatatatacatatatcatttaaatatataaataaaaaatatatacataaatatatatagagacatatatcatagatagatagatagatagatagatagatagatagatagatagatagatagatagatagatagatagatagatagatagatagatagatagatagatagatagatagatagatagatagatagatattatatatatatatagatagatagatatatatatatatatatatatataatatatatatatatatatatatatatatatataatatatatatatatatatatatataatatatatatataatatatatatatattatatatatatatatagatatatagatatagatatagatatatatatgtatatttgtatatgatatatgtctacatatatatttatatatatatatatatatatatatatatatatatatatatatatatatatatatatatatatatgtatatttgtatatgatacatgtctatatatatattatacatatatatatatatatatatatatatatatatatatatatatatatatatgagacatatatcatatacataaatatatatatacatatacaaaaaaatacatatacattacatatatatatatatatatatatatatatatatatatatatatatatatatatatatatatatatatatatacacatatatattaatcatatacataaatatatatacatatacatatatatgcatatataaatatataaatatatttatataaaatatgtctatatttgtctacataaatatatatacatatacatatacatatatatataaatatataaatatatttatataaaatatatgtctatacatatatacatatatcatatacataaatatatatatatataaaaaatacatatacattatatatatatatacattatatatatatatatatatatatatatatatatatatatataatatatgtctatacatatatatatacataatatatatacatacatacatacatacatacatacatatatatatatatatatatatatatatatatatatatatatatatatatatattatggatatatatacattcatatctataatataaatatctatatcaatttaaAATACAAATCAGACAATAAATATTTGCATTTGGTTATGTGTGTCTGTTAATTGCTGGCAGGTAGCCCATGAAATTTGGATTAGATCCAAATATAGACTTTTTGTCAGAGTCCATAAACAGCTATGGTATATAGTGACAGGCTGTTAAGTTCATATTTGCATTATCATACTTGGAAAAATATACAGTCTTACTGATATCAATAGTTATTTGAAAACTGCCAAGATATATTTAGCTagctataaataaaataaatgagataATATATCACCAGTGAAATACcagtttaaatatatatcattcttcCCTGTCTTTAATAAATAAGCTTAGAATCTCATATATTTTCCAATTTTATAACCCTCTCAGACCCTTCTggctaaacaacaaaacaatcgtCACCGTTTATCTTAATACTAAATATAGGCCTACCGTCCGTTTTGTTAAGAACCGACACACACTCTT
The DNA window shown above is from Penaeus vannamei isolate JL-2024 chromosome 12, ASM4276789v1, whole genome shotgun sequence and carries:
- the LOC113802269 gene encoding sodium channel modifier 1, with amino-acid sequence MSFKPEISPASLLNQLNDRRVTELLAEHIPEDEAKLLSNGRYTCLVCHDRPVVDTLAILSQHRVGKKHRFYLAKFMERKEETERLILKRKQETFLLNGTTDSGDTLHPDRVLGQATARGLLKTSSTYDGKSKTKYKPYSRKVVLEFDRQEKNSTEKMDNPREPANPKTQVNKYIRQSQRKRDFTDVVEAKRKLTVTPCNSDSTYAPKLETPKNIQSDKPETSSKVLEPKEIDQRTKYYQNLRASGWKKDLLGNWVRDDDAEFDSDEEPPEEYEVKVK
- the LOC113802268 gene encoding enhancer of mRNA-decapping protein 3: MTDAFLGCEVSVEVGGGLGFYQGRVVSVNSQKQTLTITRVIHNGRPDALNEVTISACDIKDLKIIARPSETMMQVSNAEGKSSMRYSAQRQAQQSFQKVHDGQEQIIPKPQQQQTTGNGLNLGGGETPQQAKRKPRTSVGETLAHGTHSSTSRDQGNDWQRPYQPSYMSHEYSSPRRNDKYGNDSSRTPGKRERRRNRDETTFGTPIDDDMLSTEFDFEKNLALFDKQAVIEEIQSLKPDVVRQADRYTEKKYRCDENVLPSKAPAKKQITVPTSGAAEVIYANDCGLLVPSVSSELRAELLSTANQHGLTHSRQLEIIGRAATEVILSLSGGNHRLGPGNSHQPPVVVLLCGCHVQGAAGVNAARQLESHGVRTVVVTPQLPTSPPPSLLLTHELQLYALTSGRTASDPGGIPATVDLIVDARLDHSGRAGEGGSGHTWLTSTTRWASNSRAPILALDPPSDLAAIPSTQPPLLARVLLCPSLPLAYNPARGKVYLINVPIPQQTFNAVGIKYVSPFGAKLVIPLHPYE